The Nomia melanderi isolate GNS246 chromosome 3, iyNomMela1, whole genome shotgun sequence genomic interval actagaactaccgtaccagtcaaaatgactggtttcgatttttttgtttagcaattattgataccttcgaagcattgaatattcgaaatgattttgaaagtaaatagtttcatttcaatactataatgaatgcctgaagaaactgaaaataatctattgttacaatttttataggaattgcatattaatcgtattaaatgctcggtagttctagtgttaattaagggTCATTCGaagtttttaattgtaatagaaAGAAATATGCATCCCATGTGTTTcccaattataatttatacatgcAATTGCAtttatgaaatgatttaaatatttttatttaaaacaaaatgaattttgtgTTACATGGAATTATAAAGTATGAGAAGGAGGATTCGTCTTTTAAACTAAAAATGGAGCAATTTTTATGGTTCTTTTTCAGATACGAGAAATTTGATTTACAAGCTTACTTTTACACTTGTGCATGTTTAACTCTCTTGGTACCttgccatttttttttttttgacacCATGCAGAAGTACCTTAGGAAATATACATGTTCGGAgatgttattaaaattagtaCGTCtttgttaaaaacaaaaataactcGATAAAACGTGCATACTTGTTCCTTTTTAGTAGTATTACTCTTTACAATGAAAATTCGTCTTATAGAAAGTAAGGACACAACACGTGGTCAAATTGTATTACATATGAGTAGGGTAACTCGAGGAGAGATGGATGGCCTACATTTTTAATAGAAGAACTACCAGTTGAGTccaaatgacccattcctgatttctccctTCATCATCATTAAAAACGCATAAAtgcttctttaaccccttggcgtactatttactttcgttactaagctcgtgtaatattttactatcgacaatttgtaagaaatacaacgaaattttctattgtactacaggtggaaatttcatttgaagatgatacattgataatagcaaaatagttgtttgctttgatccgtgggtaatgaacaacattgattcttgttaaattagtttagaaatcttcatcacgaatctcactcgtcattgtacggcaaggggttaagaaattaatattgtttggaacgccaagcggcgcgatcgtaCTTCCTCCGTTACACTATCTAAAAGTACCAGCCTATCGGTTTGTAGGATTAAAtggagtttatttatttgttttccttttaatcatttattttgacCTGTTTTATTGCCTGCttggaaatagaaaaatggatcGGTCACGccatttagaatattttcatgTGAAAGTAGACAATCTTAAACCTTAAcactcctatgtcgagcgtgactcgacagcAGTTCtattcacaggtgtgattctttgtcaagatatttttcaaatagattatattattatgttattctcAGTATtgttagtaagaagaatcgtttacactgctctctacaaattaactattttttaaaaatgcatttccaataaaatatgataatacagagttatcggggaagaaatgcaaaagaaagaaattcaatttttgacTGGATTTTTGTGAAAATGCGTGGCACTCAAGCGGTTAAAaaagttgatttagtaatatccAAATTGAAACATGAATCGATTAAAATCTTAATACATTATAGCTTATGATTTCTATAAAGAAACTTTGAAAAGTTAGTTtcagtgcttggtagttccagtgttagagAAGTATATTTATGAAAGCAAAACTATATTTCGTGTGcacgaaaactatataaattataaatatttgaaatgatttcatctttataaataattttcagttgcTCATTTTAATCCAGCAAAGACGGACTTATCAATACAGCAGATGAAAAACTTTACTATGCTTCAGCTAACAGCTCTTTTTGATGTAATAACGTACAAATTAGTCTTAAGTGTATAAACAcgtctataaatatatagacaGAATTGCagattaaagtttattataattaatcctttgcattcgacaatatttttcattaaaaatattcattactttctgactgaatattaatgatatttttcgcaactaacacaattgattatcttctatgaattaagagacagaactattctacttcgatgttttatgtgttgatacattacacaaggtttaatattgaattgaaaattttataaatttgttgcgtcgaatcaggtggcgactgcaAAGcgcccttcgagtgcaaagggttaagaaacaaatGATTGATTCGTAGAAAAGggtatatttgttaaataataatatttttttcaggtGGCGTGGGGTACTGCAGTGATGGAATTGCAGAGCTGGCTGCTCTATCATCTGGTAGCCGTAACCGACTGCAACCAAGGTATATACGGAGAATTCTCGCACCATATGCATTTCGATTAATTATCATAAACACAAAAACACCGAATATCATTTGAAATTGTTCACCTAATTTCAACGTGTTGCTTTATAGTTTACGCACACATTAACTCATCATTTTATGCCATTGGTTATTTTAGTTACTTTTGCCTGAGTTTCAACTGTACTCACAGAACGCTACCgcttctttatttcatttacaattccgTTATCGCCTAGAGGAAACAGCGGTTCACCGATGTTCGATGGTAAGTTTCACAGTCCTTTGTATTTTATCGGAAAAATAATGCAGATATGAATCACCAGAGATAAGCGTTTCTCATGAATGCACTTTTTTTCGACGTTTATTAAGATCATTTGCAAAgctaaaatgaaatgaatacttcttgtaattcatttaaatatattccaTGAATATACAATAACTTTCGAAACCAACATTTCCTTTTACTTGCAAGTTGATGTCATGGATTATTTTTCTGTTCCATTAAATAAGTTGTCTCATTGTTGAAATTATATACGTGCATGTTTCATTGCAGTCAAAACAGAATGAATTGACTATGACATTAAAAATTCGATctgaatttgttttattcgaagaaatttaaatgataatgtaaacaaaatgattatataattacaacaCATTTATAGATTTAGATGTTACAGTGAATTCCTGTCTTCTCGTTGAATAATCATTTGGCGCATATCTCATCAAACAGCTGCATAGTGTGCCTAAATTTTTAGTGATGCAGTCGGCGACTACACTGAACGGCGGATCTTATCCCGCTGGTGGCACCGGAAGTCGTGCCCGCGATTTAGGGCTACGCGCTCAGAAGAAACTTTTGGGCAGGGTTGTATCTACAGGAGCAGGGAGATCGCTCTTGATAGACGATGCAACCACGTCGCTATTAGACAATCTTTACAAGCTCATGGAGAGAGCTGCAAAGACTAATCCTACTTTGGACAAAAAGCAACCAGAAAAAGTTTTGAAAAACATCGTTAAATTGTCTATTAAGGTACTTGTTAAACTGCAGATACACATGGACACTAAAATTTTCCGTGGAGAATattctgtataaaaccatgATGCCTGCTACTACAAATACTTGTTCTCGATGTTGATGGTTGTCAtaagtatttgaaaatttttcagGTGGCATTGCTCCAACGCAATCAACAATTATACGCCACTGATGACGCGAAGCTCGCCGAAATAAGAATTGCTCTGAGAGCTGTAGCGATGTCCGTAGTTTCGTTTTACGAGCTAGAATTCAGTTTCGATAGAGCTTATTTAATCAAATCTCTGGAGCGTTGTAGAACAGCGATACAGTCTCTCATAAAGCCACATCTCACAGATAAATCTCAGGACCGCTGTGACCAAATGTTCGACTTTTTAACGCATTCCGATTTTTTGGACTCTGTGTTCAGACAGGACTCTGAGCACAGACCTATTTTAGGCATGCTAGTTAGCGATATAAATAAGGCCTTAGATGCTGGGCatctttgattttttttattaacataacCTCACGATCATACTGAAAAGAATGGATGGAAAATCCTAAACTTGCTGatgtattattatgattatgaaAGGTTTAAAAGTGATCTTTCTCGAATACAACTTTAGAGGACGATATCACGGAACAGTTACTTATAATTGcctgtaaaaaaaaataacaatatgtTGTCGGTACGAGGAAACGGTTCAGACATAACATTCCTCGTGAGATCGGATCGATTACCACAGTAGTGCTCACTGATTTAtgcaataattgtgaaatactctatttattttcagaatgtaTATTGTAtgattaatgtatatttatttacggTACTTGCGTGTTAGAATATACGGACTGTCAATCTATACCAAAAAGAAAAATGAGCTTATTTATGCCCGACAATGGGCTCATAGTGATGACGATAGAAACGCTCTCACTAATCCCCACGTAATGACCATGTGAAAGAAGCAATTTATCGCTGCGATCACACTAATAGAAATACACGCTCTGAAAAAAATCCATATTAAAGGCATTAATCTTTCACTCGTCAAGAACTACACTTTACAACATATCGACGAGTGCATTATAGGGGAAAATGACTGTCGTTTTTACCTATATTGCGCCTTGGGTACGTTTTGAACATAAACATATCTAATATAACCATGGCTAAGCATCAATAATCGAATTGAAAACATTTGCATTACATGTACTACAAGTATATCGCGATTTACGCGTGTTTTGTATACATTATACACACTTTACACGTTATTTGTGATGAttctcaatgaaataaataaaatgtatgaatttaccattaataaattattgataagaaGTACGACATCCTTTTACTTACTTTGCCCACGTAACTGAATTAAAATgatcaatatataaattttcaataaatgatttggtatatttatttacacagACTACTTAACGGAATTACAATGTTATCAACATAGCTTTGTTTACCGTCCAAGTAGTATTATATGTAAAAGGTATATAAAGTCTGAAGTATCAAATTAAACTACAGCAAATCATTCGGTATTtccttttcaaaattaattttacttaaatttgatATATACTTTTCTACAACCAATTAACATAATACTCTGACGGAATATAACAAGCTAACATTGAATGACTGAGATTTACAAACATCTTTTGTACATATCTTAATTGCATTGTTTCTTAACAATCgaaatgtatttcaaattttgaaattaaaaaacaaattacctATATATCCCTTTATCTTTGTAGTAACAAtttgttactaataaaataCGAACACAAACACGGAAACTAATTATAAAAGACTTAACCCTTTAGTTACTACATATCCCCAAAGTGATACCATTGCATCAAATTTCAAgacaaaaaatcaatacagaaaATCTTTTCTGAATCTAATCTTTTacatagaaataaatgaaacaaaatattataacttaTTCGGCTGTTATTTTACCCTCATGtgtttatacattatataatttgCATTCCTTGACAGAGTTTTGCGTAACCAAAGGgtcaattatatttaaatgataaaaaggATATTCTTTATACATACAACACATctcacaaaaaaaagaaaaaataaagaatcataaaatctaaacataaatatttggaagttggtctaaaataattttttatacattgcctaatataaaataacattaaataaagtatttaacgACAAAGTGATGCTGCTATTGTAATTGtacaaaattgttatataacttatacgtatatttaagtataaaaattatttatttatacttttcataTTGCATTAGTCCAGATAAAATGTATAACGCTTAGATTTTCTTGTTTAAATTGTACTAGCATGAAAGTTAGAACGTTTcaacatgaatattataatacaatgtgTATCAATGACAGTTTACTTAGTATTGTTTACAGTGTTTCGTATAAAAACAATGAATGAAACTCAATTGTTAAAAGGTATGtgttttcgaaaaatatcaaaagTTCATAAAATTACTGTTAAACAAAACTCTTGATATTTTgcagtatttttttctttttgcagtGTTTATGCTAAAAGTACATGCGATAGtcgatattgaaatatgttCAATGTACTCATTCATTATGTACGAtcacatacatatttatacagtcTATTCTCGAGTTTGTAGATACAACACGCATTTTTACTTATTATGTAATGTAATGATGTTATGAATATATGAGAACAAGTTATAATCCATTAATATATAAGTACACAGAATATACTTTGTTACCATATATTCATCGTAATGTTGATAATCCAGATACTTATTGTTTATATGCCAACAAGTTTTTAGTCCATTAAAATGCCCTAtcctaaatattaaaaatgcacTTGCATTATTACTGCATCAACAAATTTAGTACATTAACATAGTTGCAAATATAATGGTCAATTTTATCTTTTAAGTGTACTAAAAATTCAAGCACAATTCATTTTCTGAaccaaatataaatttcatagttcaaacttgaaaataattccACATAATCTGCGTCATTATTTATGCATAGTATAATATCTCATTAGTTAAagataaatttgttaaaatgaattttctcaattACATTCAGCAAACGTATTTATACAATCACAGGTTTTGTATATCATTATCTCTTATCGCAAATGCGCACGACTTACATTCATTAATACTTCAACGtcttaaaattgtataacacaTGATGAATACGGAATCCAATCAATGTTAAActgtttcaatttaaaatatctgCATTGAACTTATGTGTTTCAAGTACTGACAGTttagaattaatatattcaattctttgaaattgatgacaatattcaacaaaaaaaTCTTGATAAGTAAATGAAATGAACtgtaataaactatatatttttaaatttttgatgtaacaaaatattaacaatcatCACAcatattcaaaatgtttgttTGAACATCAATAAAAATTCCATATGCTTGATATTGTACCAtgtaatacagaaataaatgGTAAAAGATGGTAATAGATCTCGAATGCCTAAAATATGTTGTCtaacaaatattcattgtatATTGTTCTTCTAAGGccagtattaaaattttaacattataGATTGTATTTGATAAAACTTAATGTTCATTGCAGTGTTATTCGttgattacattttttaaatttttagacAAATGAAGATATAGAATACGGAATATCAAGGAGTTTTTACAAATCACACTATATGCAGGCGAGATaaagattgaaataattaataataattaataataatagtaataataatttacgttATCACTTCTTAAAAAGTCATTTTCGTTATAATCTAAAAGAGATCCTCATTCAATATTTTGGTAAATTTTACCTACAATAACTAGTGCGAGTGCAAAATTTTATGTTACATaatgatagaaattattttgtcaTTTATCTAATGAACTGGTGATGTAAAATCATGATATCGTTTACCgagtacatattttaaatacatgcaaattccattttcattcaCACTGATACATATACATGCTAATGattgttcattaaaatgaaactgaaatgaaatttgtgttCATCACTATATATGTAtgatttaaatgataaaaatataacaattatttcactTCTTTCACTCCAGATGTCAAGTGTTGGAGGTATATACAccttgaaaattgattttcctaTGTTATCATCTTCTCTACTTGCTTatctatttatgaaatataaaaatgtttaaatatcgtattaaatttaaaaaatctcgttATTAGAAACTTATGATTTTAGATCTGTGTGCTACTACTTTTTTTTAGTTAAATTGTAATAGAGTGTCTAGCTTCTGACAATACAACTTACAAAGTGCCAATTCTATAAGaaagaataaatagaaatgtGGAACGAAACATTTTTGGTATAGGTTTTGTTtttgaagaaattcaatttaaatattaactaattacaaacaaaaacaaaattagttatcaaagaataaatattttcatttgtttaataattaggAATATCATGATTTTGTAAAATAGTCTGAACTATTTTTTCACACTTTGGTTATATTATCAGTCACAATATActctataattatataacaaaaataaaagaagatttCCTGCAAACGTATTAAAGTTTAGAATAGTGAAGTGATTTTAAAGCAATATGAACAGGCATATATACCTCTTCAGACAAATTTCAGACAATTTAAATGTACAACTTATTATTTACGTAAAGATTGATGCTGTTCAATTCAGATGAAATTTTATTGCCATAATCCTGCGTAGTTACCATAAAGATTCATAGGAAGGGGTCCACCAGCTGCAAATAACCGTGTACCCGATCCGTCGTAGCAATGAGTATATATAGCAGGCGTGTATCTCACATTTTGGAATCCGTCGATATATTCTTCATCCGGAaactaaaatatacataataagtacattatttttctttataaaaataacatcttCAAATTTAAACTGAAAGAAGTGAAACATACCACATATCCTTTAGAAGCTTTGAGTATAACAGTTCTTATAGAATTAATTGAAGATTCCAGATATTTTTGAGCTCTGACATCATAAAACATCAGCATTCCTAAACCGGTCCCTATTGTTAAAACAGAACCTTGGAAACTGGCCGACCTAATTCCACAACCACTATatctgttaaataaataatatatataaataaatatatacacatttaatttattcgataaGTTGAACACATGTTAAGTACTGCGCTAATTTATGCCGCATAGGTTAGCGGTAGTACATATTACTGCTCTTATTATATATTCGTGTTTATACGATGTCTTATAATTTTTCTAGtatataagtaattattaagaagaaaaagaaaaagaagaaaaaggaataacGTATAATACCATATGCGGCATAAAATGAAACGTACACTTctattaaaaaacatataagtAAATCGAAGTATAGCACATCTCCTTATAAGAATTGTCGAAATGGCTTGCGTAGAAAGTCTAGTACGGCTCACAGATAATTTACACAGTGCTCAATGTACttgaattgtaacaatagaatatttgaGTCACGTGTTACATACCGTGACGGTACTTTCttaataatttgtaatgttCTTGGGTCTAACAATAAAGTATGAGAACGACATCCCACTGCATAAACACCATTATCTTGCACTGCAAGACAAACATTCTCTTGACAAACTGgtaattttctagaaattttTTGTCTGAATGTTTCCGCAGACCAAATGTGTATAAAGCTATTCAAAGTGAGTGCAGCAATTTCTTTGTATGTCCTATGGAAAGCAAGAGCTCGTACTCTTTGAGCTGATCTGCATTCTTTCACACAAACTGGTTGAATTAACCTAATcagataaataagaaattgattaatatcaattttaacacattccgtgccgTACCGTTTTTTTAAGACTTTCCGTTCAGGCCGTGTGAGGCGTATACGACCCacacttttacaattaaataaaattaaataaacgcagtATACACGATATTAGAATGCCTATATTTGactctacaataaatttctCAATGAGAATTCCAAGCGgcctgaacggaaagttcagtgtgggtcgtatacgccccacgcgaTACGGAacgtatgaaatatatattatttataatttgtattgcACTACCTGTGAGTAGGCACGTCTGCTTTGTCAGGGGCTTCTGCAAGATCATTATCAATACGCCACAAAGCCATTTTAGTGTCTCTAGAACCAGAAACTAAAAATTCGTCATCTAGCCAACACATATCAAAAACCCAATCTCTATGGGCACCTTCTCCTACACAAACCGGATCTAATGTTGGTAGCCTATATATTGCAATTTCATTACTATTTCTTGCTCCAGTTGATAAAAGTGTCCTGCAATGTACAATAAGAATTTTAAGCTCAAAAATCTAATAGTATTAATTCAAgtcatataaattttattgtatacaaaCCTCGAAGGATTAATTTGAACAGAATGTATACCACATTGTTGTTCAGGAACAGCAGCACCTCCAGAATTAATTTGTCGTCCATGTAGGGATGGTATTTGATCTAATTTTTGTGTTGCTACATCGTAAACCATCAATTTGTTGCATTTTGTACCAAATACTACTTGTCTATCACTTAACCACTGAGAGCAAAACactttattcatattatttaaactaactgaatattctttaaataattcgtGAGTCAATA includes:
- the DCAF12 gene encoding DDB1 and CUL4 associated factor 12-like protein isoform X4 → MAETQRMTVYGRHPPCANGNRLEERRARLALSLERNRKLDKQEDFVCYESSDDEAESINEGKQFLRTSFNFVDYVRARETNTREVRKINQEYGFRHILTHELFKEYSVSLNNMNKVFCSQWLSDRQVVFGTKCNKLMVYDVATQKLDQIPSLHGRQINSGGAAVPEQQCGIHSVQINPSRTLLSTGARNSNEIAIYRLPTLDPVCVGEGAHRDWVFDMCWLDDEFLVSGSRDTKMALWRIDNDLAEAPDKADVPTHRLIQPVCVKECRSAQRVRALAFHRTYKEIAALTLNSFIHIWSAETFRQKISRKLPVCQENVCLAVQDNGVYAVGCRSHTLLLDPRTLQIIKKVPSRYSGCGIRSASFQGSVLTIGTGLGMLMFYDVRAQKYLESSINSIRTVILKASKGYVFPDEEYIDGFQNVRYTPAIYTHCYDGSGTRLFAAGGPLPMNLYGNYAGLWQ
- the DCAF12 gene encoding DDB1 and CUL4 associated factor 12-like protein isoform X3, translated to MAETQRMTVYGRHPPCANGNRLEERRARLALSLERNRKLDKQEDFVCYESSDDEAESINEGKQFLRTSFNFVDYVRARETNTREVRKINQEYGFRHILTHELFKEYSVSLNNMNKVFCSQWLSDRQVVFGTKCNKLMVYDVATQKLDQIPSLHGRQINSGGAAVPEQQCGIHSVQINPSRTLLSTGARNSNEIAIYRLPTLDPVCVGEGAHRDWVFDMCWLDDEFLVSGSRDTKMALWRIDNDLAEAPDKADVPTHRLIQPVCVKECRSAQRVRALAFHRTYKEIAALTLNSFIHIWSAETFRQKISRKLPVCQENVCLAVQDNGVYAVGCRSHTLLLDPRTLQIIKKVPSRYSGCGIRSASFQGSVLTIGTGLGMLMFYDVRAQKYLESSINSIRTVILKASKGYVFPDEEYIDGFQNVRYTPAIYTHCYDGSGTRLFAAGGPLPMNLYDKQVEKMIT
- the DCAF12 gene encoding DDB1 and CUL4 associated factor 12-like protein isoform X1; the protein is MAETQRMTVYGRHPPCANGNRLEERRASFYCRLALSLERNRKLDKQEDFVCYESSDDEAESINEGKQFLRTSFNFVDYVRARETNTREVRKINQEYGFRHILTHELFKEYSVSLNNMNKVFCSQWLSDRQVVFGTKCNKLMVYDVATQKLDQIPSLHGRQINSGGAAVPEQQCGIHSVQINPSRTLLSTGARNSNEIAIYRLPTLDPVCVGEGAHRDWVFDMCWLDDEFLVSGSRDTKMALWRIDNDLAEAPDKADVPTHRLIQPVCVKECRSAQRVRALAFHRTYKEIAALTLNSFIHIWSAETFRQKISRKLPVCQENVCLAVQDNGVYAVGCRSHTLLLDPRTLQIIKKVPSRYSGCGIRSASFQGSVLTIGTGLGMLMFYDVRAQKYLESSINSIRTVILKASKGYVFPDEEYIDGFQNVRYTPAIYTHCYDGSGTRLFAAGGPLPMNLYDKQVEKMIT
- the sigmar gene encoding tumor necrosis factor alpha-induced protein 8-like protein sigmar isoform X2; translated protein: MFDVMQSATTLNGGSYPAGGTGSRARDLGLRAQKKLLGRVVSTGAGRSLLIDDATTSLLDNLYKLMERAAKTNPTLDKKQPEKVLKNIVKLSIKVALLQRNQQLYATDDAKLAEIRIALRAVAMSVVSFYELEFSFDRAYLIKSLERCRTAIQSLIKPHLTDKSQDRCDQMFDFLTHSDFLDSVFRQDSEHRPILGMLVSDINKALDAGHL
- the sigmar gene encoding tumor necrosis factor alpha-induced protein 8-like protein sigmar isoform X1, with translation MELQSWLLYHLVAVTDCNQVMQSATTLNGGSYPAGGTGSRARDLGLRAQKKLLGRVVSTGAGRSLLIDDATTSLLDNLYKLMERAAKTNPTLDKKQPEKVLKNIVKLSIKVALLQRNQQLYATDDAKLAEIRIALRAVAMSVVSFYELEFSFDRAYLIKSLERCRTAIQSLIKPHLTDKSQDRCDQMFDFLTHSDFLDSVFRQDSEHRPILGMLVSDINKALDAGHL
- the DCAF12 gene encoding DDB1 and CUL4 associated factor 12-like protein isoform X2 yields the protein MAETQRMTVYGRHPPCANGNRLEERRASFYCRLALSLERNRKLDKQEDFVCYESSDDEAESINEGKQFLRTSFNFVDYVRARETNTREVRKINQEYGFRHILTHELFKEYSVSLNNMNKVFCSQWLSDRQVVFGTKCNKLMVYDVATQKLDQIPSLHGRQINSGGAAVPEQQCGIHSVQINPSRTLLSTGARNSNEIAIYRLPTLDPVCVGEGAHRDWVFDMCWLDDEFLVSGSRDTKMALWRIDNDLAEAPDKADVPTHRLIQPVCVKECRSAQRVRALAFHRTYKEIAALTLNSFIHIWSAETFRQKISRKLPVCQENVCLAVQDNGVYAVGCRSHTLLLDPRTLQIIKKVPSRYSGCGIRSASFQGSVLTIGTGLGMLMFYDVRAQKYLESSINSIRTVILKASKGYVFPDEEYIDGFQNVRYTPAIYTHCYDGSGTRLFAAGGPLPMNLYGNYAGLWQ
- the DCAF12 gene encoding DDB1 and CUL4 associated factor 12-like protein isoform X5, whose amino-acid sequence is MTVYGRHPPCANGNRLEERRARLALSLERNRKLDKQEDFVCYESSDDEAESINEGKQFLRTSFNFVDYVRARETNTREVRKINQEYGFRHILTHELFKEYSVSLNNMNKVFCSQWLSDRQVVFGTKCNKLMVYDVATQKLDQIPSLHGRQINSGGAAVPEQQCGIHSVQINPSRTLLSTGARNSNEIAIYRLPTLDPVCVGEGAHRDWVFDMCWLDDEFLVSGSRDTKMALWRIDNDLAEAPDKADVPTHRLIQPVCVKECRSAQRVRALAFHRTYKEIAALTLNSFIHIWSAETFRQKISRKLPVCQENVCLAVQDNGVYAVGCRSHTLLLDPRTLQIIKKVPSRYSGCGIRSASFQGSVLTIGTGLGMLMFYDVRAQKYLESSINSIRTVILKASKGYVFPDEEYIDGFQNVRYTPAIYTHCYDGSGTRLFAAGGPLPMNLYDKQVEKMIT
- the sigmar gene encoding tumor necrosis factor alpha-induced protein 8-like protein sigmar isoform X3, giving the protein MQSATTLNGGSYPAGGTGSRARDLGLRAQKKLLGRVVSTGAGRSLLIDDATTSLLDNLYKLMERAAKTNPTLDKKQPEKVLKNIVKLSIKVALLQRNQQLYATDDAKLAEIRIALRAVAMSVVSFYELEFSFDRAYLIKSLERCRTAIQSLIKPHLTDKSQDRCDQMFDFLTHSDFLDSVFRQDSEHRPILGMLVSDINKALDAGHL